A single genomic interval of Amblyraja radiata isolate CabotCenter1 unplaced genomic scaffold, sAmbRad1.1.pri scaffold_990_ctg1, whole genome shotgun sequence harbors:
- the LOC116970524 gene encoding ecto-ADP-ribosyltransferase 5-like: MRLGMTENKPVYIFTQSEASDQLAIGYLQGEKGRTPAFAEAWDAAVIFLRNNRHIQVSGGLREQHVLAILAYTSKTHLYWKFNDALKWYQANDTVYAEKFNFKSFHYLLSVALDRLRRTSGSAAGTTYRGMTIRSKAQEGCNMKFGQFASSSRDIQIARGFGTATLFTITTRKGVYMASYSLFPEQREVLIPPDEVFKVARYFSGDKGDEISLEAVGEAGIAVRVERGAAGHLQVVRSVGAALYAVALWCAVAVLAPIFL, encoded by the coding sequence ATGCGCCTGGGTATGACGGAGAACAAGCCTGTCTATATTTTCACTCAGAGCGAAGCGTCCGATCAGCTGGCTATCGGGTACCTCCAGGGAGAGAAGGGTCGGACGCCAGCTTTCGCCGAGGCGTGGGATGCTGCAGTGATTTTCCTGAGAAATAATAGACACATCCAAGTATCAGGTGGGCTGAGAGAACAACACGTTTTGGCCATTCTCGCCTACACTAGTAAGACGCACCTCTACTGGAAGTTCAATGATGCGCTGAAATGGTACCAGGCTAACGACACAGTCTACGCCGAGAAGTTTAATTTCAAGAGTTTCCATTATCTTCTCTCCGTTGCTCTCGACCGACTCAGGAGGACCTCCGGCTCAGCGGCGGGAACCACCTACCGAGGGATGACCATTCGTTCCAAAGCACAGGAGGGATGCAACATGAAATTTGGACAGTTTGCATCTTCCTCTCGTGATATTCAAATCGCACGAGGCTTCGGTACTGCAACGCTATTTACCATAACGACGCGTAAAGGCGTCTACATGGCCAGCTACTCGCTCTTTCCGGAACAGAGGGAGGTGCTAATACCTCCAGATGAGGTTTTCAAGGTCGCGCGGTATTTTTCTGGTGATAAAGGAGATGAAATATCGCTCGAGGCGGTGGGAGAGGCCGGGATAGCGGTCAGAGTGGAGCGCGGAGCAGCCGGCCATCTGCAGGTAGTTAGGAGCGTGGGGGCCGCTCTGTACGCCGTGGCGCTGTGGTGCGCAGTGGCGGTATTGGCTCCCATTTTCCTGTAA